In a single window of the Streptosporangiales bacterium genome:
- a CDS encoding thiamine ABC transporter permease has product MSTGWRLRDIVLLAVLAVVFGFLYRLLVFAWGPLQIAMGPLGDLAQNVLIGGWMVVAPLALYILRRPFAGIVAEMIAAFIEVVFLGSPIGPLLLLTGLVQGVGAELAFAATRYRSYGWPVFLCSGLLAAAFSFGYAAIRFGWWGQDLFAVRLGMHLASGLILTGVLAKLIGDALARTGVLDEYPLGRARRRVGAG; this is encoded by the coding sequence ATGAGCACGGGATGGCGGTTGCGCGACATCGTCCTGCTTGCCGTGCTCGCGGTCGTGTTCGGCTTCCTCTACCGGCTGCTCGTCTTCGCCTGGGGTCCGCTGCAGATCGCGATGGGTCCGCTGGGCGACCTGGCGCAGAACGTCCTCATCGGCGGCTGGATGGTCGTCGCACCGCTCGCCCTGTACATCCTGCGGCGCCCGTTCGCGGGCATCGTGGCCGAGATGATCGCGGCGTTCATCGAGGTCGTCTTCCTCGGCTCGCCGATCGGTCCGCTCCTGCTGCTGACGGGCCTCGTGCAGGGCGTGGGCGCCGAGCTCGCGTTCGCCGCCACGAGGTACCGCTCGTACGGCTGGCCGGTCTTCCTCTGCTCGGGACTGCTCGCGGCGGCCTTCAGCTTCGGCTACGCCGCGATCAGGTTCGGCTGGTGGGGTCAGGACCTGTTCGCCGTGCGGCTCGGCATGCACCTCGCGAGCGGGCTGATCCTCACCGGCGTGCTCGCGAAGCTGATCGGTGACGCGCTCGCCCGTACCGGGGTGCTCGACGAGTACCCGCTCGGCCGTGCCAGGCGGCGCGTGGGCGCCGGGTGA